In a genomic window of Spirosoma agri:
- a CDS encoding Gfo/Idh/MocA family protein, producing MNNDKREASAENNGNNSRRSFLKALGIAGTAAATAPAALAETSAIAAPQYLNLIKSHSSTAANDKVRMALVGTGGMGIGDMQTALMVDGVEMVAACDLYDGRLRRAKELWGDQLPVTKDYREVLERSDVDAIINGTTDHWHEKISTDAMRKGKHVYCEKPMVQKVEDGHKLIKVAKETGKVFQVGSQFASSLLIAKARELMKAGDIGELVFAEAIYDRHSAMGAWQYSIPPDASPQTVDWDTYLGSAPKRPWDPLRFFRWRNYQDYGTGIAGDLYVHLLTSLHCITGSKGPNRVYSTGGTRYWKDGRDVPDIQLSIYDYGKTAEHPEFNLTTRSNFVDGGGGNYLVRIVGTEGDLSLGFDSLTVHRNKFPKAPGMSIDNFPKDQKELFIKEYAKLYPPHPELEGPKELKYAFPKDYKGDRYEHFVNFFNSIRTNAPNIEDATFGLRACGPTQCGNMSFAQKKAVSWDPINMKILGAV from the coding sequence ATGAATAACGACAAACGGGAGGCTTCAGCGGAGAACAACGGGAACAATTCCCGCCGGTCTTTTTTGAAGGCCCTCGGCATTGCCGGTACAGCCGCGGCTACTGCACCCGCTGCGCTGGCAGAAACGAGCGCAATTGCTGCTCCCCAGTACCTGAATCTGATAAAAAGCCATTCCAGCACAGCGGCCAATGACAAAGTTCGTATGGCGCTGGTCGGTACGGGTGGCATGGGCATCGGCGATATGCAGACGGCGCTGATGGTCGACGGTGTCGAGATGGTAGCTGCCTGCGATCTATATGATGGACGGCTTCGTCGGGCCAAAGAGCTTTGGGGCGATCAGCTTCCGGTTACCAAAGATTACCGGGAGGTGCTGGAGCGCAGCGATGTCGATGCCATCATCAATGGCACCACCGATCACTGGCACGAAAAAATCTCGACCGATGCCATGCGCAAAGGCAAGCACGTCTACTGTGAAAAGCCGATGGTGCAGAAAGTTGAGGATGGTCATAAATTGATAAAAGTTGCCAAAGAAACGGGTAAAGTGTTTCAGGTGGGCAGCCAGTTTGCCAGTTCGCTGCTCATCGCCAAAGCGCGTGAGTTGATGAAAGCCGGTGATATTGGTGAGCTTGTGTTTGCCGAAGCGATTTACGACCGCCATAGTGCCATGGGTGCCTGGCAATATTCGATTCCACCCGATGCATCGCCCCAAACCGTTGATTGGGACACGTATCTGGGGAGTGCGCCGAAACGTCCGTGGGACCCGCTCCGTTTTTTCCGGTGGCGGAATTATCAGGACTACGGCACTGGTATTGCCGGTGACCTGTATGTCCACCTGCTGACATCGCTGCACTGCATTACGGGTTCAAAAGGACCAAATCGGGTGTATTCAACCGGTGGAACGCGCTACTGGAAAGATGGTCGTGATGTGCCTGATATTCAGCTTAGTATCTATGATTACGGCAAAACGGCTGAACATCCTGAGTTCAACCTAACGACACGATCTAATTTCGTTGACGGTGGCGGTGGTAATTACCTGGTTCGGATCGTGGGTACGGAGGGTGACCTGTCGCTCGGGTTCGATTCGCTGACCGTTCACCGGAACAAATTTCCGAAGGCTCCGGGTATGTCGATCGACAATTTCCCCAAAGATCAGAAAGAGCTGTTCATCAAAGAATACGCTAAACTATATCCGCCCCATCCGGAACTGGAAGGGCCCAAAGAGCTTAAATACGCCTTCCCTAAAGATTATAAAGGAGATCGATATGAGCACTTTGTCAATTTCTTCAATTCCATCCGGACCAACGCCCCAAATATTGAAGATGCCACATTTGGGCTCCGCGCCTGTGGGCCAACGCAGTGTGGCAATATGAGTTTCGCGCAGAAGAAAGCCGTCAGCTGGGATCCAATCAACATGAAGATTCTGGGCGCCGTTTAA
- a CDS encoding SMP-30/gluconolactonase/LRE family protein: MKLQLLTCLLTATFGQIMAQTTPYPTIGQVVRLDPRIDKLIPKDAQIEVLSSGFAWTEGPVWVKNQDAAAGNYLLFSDVPQNTIFKWTEKEGVTPFLKPSGYTGTGTYGDEPGSNGLTIDGKGRLIACEHGDRRVTAMPLDGIGGKRTLADTYNGKRFNSPNDVVAHTNGSYYFTDPPYGMPKKEKDPSRETEGFGVYRIAQNGAVSMIVGDLTRPNGIALSPDEKTLYVAQSDPSRPVIMAYAVQPDGSVSKGRVVFGADGLKKQNLEGGFDGMKVDRDGNLWATGPGGVLVLSPAGDFLGHIKIGGATANCAWGDNGSTLYITADMYLCRIKTTAKGW; the protein is encoded by the coding sequence ATGAAATTACAGCTGCTAACCTGTTTATTGACAGCTACCTTTGGCCAGATTATGGCACAGACGACCCCTTATCCAACCATCGGTCAAGTCGTGCGGCTCGACCCCCGAATTGATAAGTTGATCCCCAAGGATGCGCAGATTGAGGTGCTGTCCAGCGGTTTCGCCTGGACCGAAGGACCCGTCTGGGTTAAAAACCAGGATGCTGCTGCCGGAAATTATTTACTGTTCTCGGATGTACCGCAGAATACCATTTTCAAATGGACGGAGAAGGAGGGTGTCACACCATTTCTGAAACCATCCGGCTACACAGGCACGGGCACTTACGGCGACGAACCCGGTTCCAATGGCCTGACTATCGATGGAAAAGGGCGTCTCATTGCCTGTGAGCATGGTGACCGGCGCGTGACCGCTATGCCACTGGACGGTATTGGCGGAAAACGCACGCTGGCGGATACGTACAACGGCAAACGCTTCAACAGTCCCAACGATGTGGTGGCACACACTAACGGTAGCTACTACTTCACCGATCCGCCGTATGGTATGCCAAAAAAAGAAAAGGACCCTAGCCGGGAGACTGAGGGCTTCGGCGTTTACCGGATTGCTCAGAACGGTGCGGTTTCCATGATCGTCGGTGATCTGACCCGCCCGAACGGGATTGCCTTGTCGCCGGATGAAAAAACGTTGTACGTGGCTCAGTCAGACCCGTCGCGGCCCGTTATCATGGCGTATGCCGTTCAGCCCGATGGGTCTGTCAGCAAGGGGCGGGTGGTATTTGGTGCCGACGGGCTGAAAAAACAGAACCTGGAAGGGGGCTTCGACGGCATGAAAGTTGATCGAGATGGGAATCTATGGGCGACCGGACCCGGTGGTGTACTGGTACTATCGCCAGCGGGTGATTTCCTGGGCCATATCAAAATCGGTGGTGCGACCGCCAACTGTGCCTGGGGTGACAACGGATCGACGCTCTACATTACGGCGGATATGTACCTGTGCCGGATCAAGACGACGGCGAAGGGATGGTGA
- the atpF gene encoding F0F1 ATP synthase subunit B: MDLLTPDLGLLFWQVVVFLGLFLILRTFAWKPITDSLHERENNIQSALDLAEKTRVEMTALKADNDKLLAQARSERELILRGAKETADKMVADSRDKAAAEGQRILDQAREAMQNERQALVAQMKKEVVTLSLDIAEKVLRKELSDKGAQEKLVSDLVSNSRLN, translated from the coding sequence ATGGATTTGCTTACACCCGATCTTGGTTTATTATTCTGGCAGGTAGTCGTATTTCTCGGCCTGTTTTTAATTCTTCGTACGTTCGCTTGGAAACCCATTACCGACAGTTTGCACGAACGCGAAAACAATATTCAGAGCGCACTCGATCTAGCTGAAAAGACCCGCGTTGAAATGACGGCTCTGAAAGCCGATAACGACAAATTACTGGCTCAGGCTCGTAGCGAACGTGAATTGATCCTTCGCGGTGCCAAAGAAACGGCTGACAAAATGGTTGCTGATTCTCGCGATAAAGCAGCGGCTGAAGGACAACGTATTCTGGATCAGGCTCGTGAAGCGATGCAGAATGAGCGTCAGGCACTGGTAGCGCAGATGAAGAAGGAAGTAGTTACGCTCTCGCTTGATATTGCCGAGAAAGTACTCCGTAAAGAACTTAGCGATAAGGGTGCGCAGGAGAAACTGGTTAGTGATCTGGTATCCAATTCAAGACTAAACTAA
- the atpH gene encoding ATP synthase F1 subunit delta: MAVATVASRYAKSLLDLAQEQGITETLYKDMRLFKQTVDQSRPLLLMLKNPIVRSEKKSAVLKAAFEKRLNPVTMSFLQIITKKNREPIMDAIAEAFISQYDKLKGVDRATIITTVPLTDELRAKFSALVLQTAGGKTVELEEKIDPKLIGGYVLRVGDQQIDGSIRNQLNELRLQFLN; this comes from the coding sequence ATGGCAGTTGCTACCGTAGCATCCCGATATGCAAAGTCTCTTCTGGATCTAGCCCAGGAGCAGGGCATAACGGAAACGTTATACAAAGACATGCGGCTATTCAAGCAAACAGTTGACCAAAGTCGTCCACTGCTGCTGATGCTGAAAAACCCTATTGTTCGGTCGGAGAAGAAAAGCGCCGTTTTGAAAGCTGCGTTCGAAAAACGACTGAATCCGGTGACGATGTCGTTCCTGCAGATCATCACCAAAAAGAATCGCGAACCCATCATGGATGCGATTGCCGAAGCCTTCATTAGCCAGTATGATAAGCTGAAAGGTGTTGACCGGGCAACCATCATCACGACCGTTCCGCTCACCGACGAACTTCGGGCGAAGTTCAGCGCGCTGGTGCTGCAAACAGCCGGTGGCAAAACGGTTGAGCTGGAAGAAAAAATTGACCCGAAACTTATTGGTGGTTATGTACTGCGCGTTGGTGATCAGCAGATCGACGGATCGATTCGCAATCAGTTGAACGAACTCCGGTTGCAGTTTTTAAACTAG
- the atpB gene encoding F0F1 ATP synthase subunit A, whose product MMSSVINRFMLAMALVMSSLAFVYAQEEGHEGEVPAEHGKKEGFNVGEMIMHHIKDEHGWEFAHGVTLPLPVILYSQDRGLEVFSSSHLAHEAVYNGYKQEHGKVHRVNEAGQTDHEAKVYDFSITKNVASLLLSAVILLLIFPAVSKGYATNKGKAPKGIQSLLEPIILFVRDEIAKPSIGPRYTKYLPYLLTLFFFILVNNLLGLLPGAANLTGNIAVTLVLSIITFIIVNVSGNKHYWMHMIKPTGVPVALLPIMVPVEIVGLFMKPLSLMIRLFANITAGHIIILSLLGLIFMANHMAGTMTSIAISPVVLFFTLFLNMIELLVAFLQAFIFTLLTAMYIGSAVEDHHEADHGIGYEGTTSELG is encoded by the coding sequence ATGATGAGTTCGGTGATTAATAGATTTATGTTGGCTATGGCTCTTGTTATGAGCTCATTAGCTTTTGTGTACGCTCAGGAGGAAGGCCATGAGGGCGAAGTTCCGGCCGAGCACGGCAAAAAAGAAGGATTTAATGTGGGCGAAATGATCATGCACCACATTAAAGATGAGCACGGTTGGGAGTTTGCCCACGGTGTTACGCTACCACTGCCCGTTATTCTGTATTCGCAGGATCGTGGACTCGAAGTTTTCTCATCATCACACCTCGCTCACGAAGCGGTTTACAACGGCTACAAGCAGGAACACGGTAAAGTGCACCGGGTTAATGAAGCCGGACAAACTGACCATGAAGCGAAGGTTTATGACTTCTCGATCACCAAGAACGTGGCATCTCTTCTGTTGAGCGCCGTGATTCTGCTGCTGATTTTCCCCGCCGTTAGCAAAGGGTATGCTACTAACAAGGGTAAAGCCCCGAAAGGGATTCAATCGTTGCTGGAACCCATTATCTTGTTCGTTCGTGACGAGATAGCCAAGCCAAGTATCGGTCCCCGCTACACGAAGTACCTGCCTTACTTGCTGACGCTGTTCTTCTTTATTCTTGTCAACAACCTGCTGGGTCTGTTGCCGGGGGCTGCCAACCTCACTGGTAACATCGCTGTTACGCTGGTGCTGTCGATCATCACGTTCATCATCGTAAACGTGAGTGGTAACAAGCATTACTGGATGCACATGATTAAGCCGACGGGTGTTCCGGTTGCGCTGCTGCCCATCATGGTTCCGGTTGAGATTGTGGGTCTGTTTATGAAACCCCTTTCGCTGATGATCCGGCTATTCGCCAACATTACGGCGGGTCACATTATTATCCTGAGTTTGCTGGGTCTGATTTTTATGGCCAACCACATGGCTGGCACAATGACTAGTATCGCTATCAGTCCGGTTGTGCTGTTTTTTACCCTGTTTCTGAACATGATCGAATTGCTGGTGGCATTCCTTCAGGCGTTCATCTTCACGCTGTTGACCGCTATGTACATTGGCAGTGCTGTGGAAGACCATCACGAAGCCGACCACGGAATCGGTTATGAAGGAACGACGTCGGAGTTAGGGTAA
- a CDS encoding GNAT family N-acetyltransferase — protein sequence MNTPPPADYVTIRPASPKDVGTVYHFLCELEDEQLDLPRFQAIFALNLTNPMIYYLIAERAGERVGFVSCYAQYLLHHVGKVGEIQELFVRSDQRNQRIGHKLVTALFELATREGFVNLEVTTNQKRTDTIRFYERESFKCTHHKLVKPIQF from the coding sequence ATGAATACCCCTCCCCCAGCTGATTACGTGACCATTCGGCCAGCCAGCCCGAAGGATGTCGGCACGGTTTACCACTTTCTGTGTGAGCTGGAAGATGAACAGCTCGACCTGCCTCGATTTCAGGCCATCTTTGCCCTGAACCTGACGAATCCAATGATTTATTACCTGATCGCCGAACGGGCGGGTGAGCGGGTAGGGTTTGTCAGCTGCTACGCTCAATACCTACTTCACCACGTTGGTAAAGTAGGCGAAATTCAGGAATTGTTCGTCCGAAGCGATCAGCGTAATCAGCGCATTGGCCATAAGCTGGTGACGGCTCTGTTCGAACTGGCCACCCGAGAAGGTTTCGTCAATCTGGAAGTGACAACGAACCAAAAACGCACCGATACTATCCGATTCTATGAACGGGAGTCGTTCAAGTGCACTCATCATAAACTCGTTAAACCGATTCAATTTTGA
- the atpE gene encoding ATP synthase F0 subunit C, protein MLFALLLEATGSVAIMGAAIGAGLAAIGAGLGIGRIGGSAMEGIARQPEAAGRIQTAMLIIAALIEAVALFAAVICLLVATAA, encoded by the coding sequence ATGTTGTTTGCTCTGCTGTTAGAAGCTACAGGTAGTGTAGCTATTATGGGTGCTGCTATTGGTGCTGGTTTAGCTGCTATCGGTGCTGGTCTTGGTATCGGTCGGATTGGTGGTAGTGCCATGGAAGGTATTGCCCGTCAGCCAGAAGCGGCTGGTCGTATTCAAACCGCCATGCTGATCATCGCGGCTCTGATTGAGGCCGTTGCTCTGTTCGCAGCTGTTATTTGTCTGCTGGTTGCTACGGCGGCTTAA
- a CDS encoding serine hydrolase, with amino-acid sequence MIRFLLFCLLIVQTQFTIAQSDSAPQPQKKKARSSSLDRELTTALAGFHGTIGVYVRNLRTGETVAINADTLFPTASMIKVPILCGLFDKIHKGELAYDQQLVYRDSLHYDDGIVGSFKDGTKLALSKVAMLMITVSDNTGSLWCQALAGGGATINQWLDTNGFHQTRVNSRTPGRAANQAQHGWGQSTPRDMADLITYIRQGKAVSPDASEEMYRNLGHQYWDNDGLSQIPPDIKTACKNGAVNQARSEVVFVHAPHGEYVYCVMTKNQKDESWVRTNEGFVALRNIAAILWHHFEPKSTWKPSAGYEKWW; translated from the coding sequence TTGATACGTTTTCTTCTCTTCTGCCTCCTTATCGTCCAGACGCAATTCACGATTGCTCAATCGGATAGCGCTCCTCAACCACAAAAAAAGAAAGCTCGGTCGTCATCGCTCGATCGGGAACTTACGACTGCACTGGCCGGCTTTCACGGAACAATTGGCGTTTACGTGCGTAATCTTCGCACGGGCGAAACGGTTGCTATCAATGCGGATACGCTCTTCCCAACGGCCAGCATGATCAAAGTCCCGATTCTGTGCGGCTTGTTCGACAAAATTCATAAAGGCGAGCTAGCTTATGACCAGCAGCTCGTTTACAGGGATTCACTGCATTATGACGACGGCATTGTCGGATCTTTCAAAGACGGCACTAAACTGGCGCTGAGTAAAGTGGCTATGCTGATGATAACAGTCAGTGACAACACAGGCAGCTTGTGGTGTCAGGCACTGGCCGGAGGTGGTGCCACGATCAATCAATGGCTCGACACGAACGGCTTTCACCAGACCCGCGTTAATTCCCGCACCCCTGGCCGGGCAGCCAACCAAGCCCAACATGGCTGGGGGCAATCGACGCCACGTGATATGGCCGACCTAATCACGTATATCCGCCAGGGAAAAGCGGTAAGTCCGGACGCCAGTGAGGAGATGTATCGTAATTTGGGCCACCAGTATTGGGACAACGACGGGCTTTCGCAAATTCCGCCAGACATCAAAACAGCCTGTAAAAATGGCGCGGTCAATCAGGCCCGGTCAGAAGTAGTGTTCGTTCATGCGCCCCACGGCGAGTACGTCTATTGTGTGATGACTAAAAATCAGAAAGACGAAAGCTGGGTACGAACGAACGAAGGGTTCGTCGCCCTGCGAAACATAGCCGCCATTTTGTGGCATCATTTTGAACCGAAATCGACCTGGAAGCCGTCGGCAGGGTATGAAAAATGGTGGTAA
- a CDS encoding oxidoreductase — translation MTAPTYKTALVIGATGLVGDLLTHRLVDSPLYEKVKVLVRKSLNWQHPRLQEVQFDFDHPNGLLTQADDIFCCLGTTMKKAGSKEAFRKVDYQYPMDIARLGLANGAQQFAIVTAMGADTKSTFFYNRVKGEVERDLAALNYPTLLIFRPSLLLGNRGENRLGERLAEGAMRLLSPIIPAKYKGVDGSKVANAMLATMQQGLVGKHVFESDRLQEY, via the coding sequence ATGACAGCACCCACGTATAAAACAGCTTTGGTAATCGGTGCCACGGGGCTTGTCGGCGACTTGCTCACCCACCGTCTGGTCGACTCTCCCCTCTACGAAAAAGTAAAAGTCCTAGTGCGAAAGTCATTGAATTGGCAGCATCCCCGTTTGCAGGAAGTTCAGTTCGATTTCGACCATCCGAATGGGTTGCTCACCCAGGCCGACGATATTTTTTGCTGCCTCGGCACCACGATGAAAAAGGCGGGTTCGAAAGAAGCGTTCCGCAAAGTCGATTACCAGTACCCAATGGATATTGCCCGGTTAGGGCTGGCTAATGGTGCCCAGCAGTTTGCCATTGTAACGGCCATGGGCGCCGACACCAAATCAACGTTTTTTTATAACCGGGTCAAAGGCGAAGTCGAACGTGACCTTGCCGCGCTGAATTACCCTACCTTACTAATTTTCCGTCCTTCCCTCCTGCTGGGCAATCGGGGTGAAAATCGCCTGGGTGAGCGGCTGGCCGAAGGAGCTATGCGCTTGTTAAGTCCGATTATTCCGGCAAAATACAAAGGTGTTGACGGTTCGAAAGTCGCTAACGCGATGCTGGCTACCATGCAACAGGGATTGGTCGGCAAGCACGTGTTCGAATCGGATCGGCTCCAAGAATACTAG
- a CDS encoding penicillin-binding transpeptidase domain-containing protein gives MVENRKYVIIGVFCLVALTYLARLFYLQVLDDTYSLGASKNSIKRIIETPYRGQIYDRNSKLIVYNTPVYDLYVTPKQVQIPDTAAFCRMMDITPSDFDSIMGLAKNYSSVKPSLFLRQLSKEDFARIQDALVDYRGFEPIISSMRTYPAHTMANALGYVSEISKKQLDNQDLPYYRQGDYVGHNGLEEQYEEQLRGKRGVKFMMQNVHGVNKGSWKNGAYDTLAVAGQNLITGIDVEVQQYADSLMQNKIGAVLAIEPSTGEILVSVSAPTYDPNLLSSRFFSKNYRALIKNPYKPLINRPIMASYRPGSTFKLIQALIAQQQGSLLPSTVYGHAGSPMRCHCHGGNDLRGAVQNSCNPYFYYVFRKFLYFNGERNTFKASAIGLRQWHDMAEKFGMGSRLGVDLPSELKGNLPTPEYYDKAYRGALRWKFSNVYSLSIGEGELLISPLKLVNLAATIANRGWYITPHYIKGFGKAGVALPDEYRQRHETGIDYKYYLPVIDGMRGAVAQGTVTPLANIAGIDLCGKTGTSQNAKFGHKFDHSIFVGFAPMNDPKIAVAVFVENAGWGGKAAASVAALVAERYLKRKTEAKKLEAQVLASNYMPSLSQLLIPPKPAPVRKDTTQKVAKPVPVKPLMTSTKPTSITAIGTVGN, from the coding sequence ATGGTAGAGAATCGTAAATATGTCATTATCGGCGTTTTTTGTCTAGTCGCACTGACGTATCTGGCCCGGTTGTTTTACCTACAGGTTCTCGATGATACGTATTCGCTGGGTGCGTCGAAGAACTCGATCAAGCGAATCATCGAAACTCCCTATCGAGGGCAGATTTATGACCGAAATAGTAAGCTCATCGTTTATAATACCCCTGTCTACGATCTCTACGTAACGCCTAAACAGGTCCAAATTCCCGATACGGCTGCTTTTTGCCGGATGATGGACATTACCCCGTCGGACTTTGATAGCATTATGGGGTTGGCTAAAAACTATTCGTCCGTTAAACCGTCGCTGTTCCTGCGTCAACTGTCCAAAGAAGATTTTGCCCGTATTCAGGATGCGCTGGTCGATTATCGGGGTTTTGAGCCGATCATCAGTTCGATGCGTACCTATCCGGCTCACACGATGGCAAATGCGCTTGGGTACGTGAGCGAGATCAGCAAAAAACAACTCGACAATCAGGATCTCCCGTATTATCGACAAGGCGATTATGTGGGGCACAATGGCCTGGAAGAGCAATACGAAGAGCAGCTTCGAGGCAAGCGGGGTGTCAAGTTCATGATGCAAAATGTGCATGGGGTCAATAAGGGTTCCTGGAAAAACGGAGCCTATGACACTTTAGCCGTAGCTGGTCAAAACCTGATTACGGGGATTGATGTGGAGGTACAACAATACGCCGATAGCCTGATGCAGAATAAAATCGGGGCTGTGCTGGCGATTGAGCCATCGACGGGTGAAATCCTGGTTTCCGTTTCCGCACCGACCTATGATCCCAACCTGTTGTCGAGCCGTTTCTTCTCGAAGAACTACCGAGCGTTGATCAAAAACCCCTATAAGCCGCTTATCAACCGGCCTATCATGGCAAGTTACCGGCCCGGCTCAACCTTTAAGCTGATTCAGGCGCTGATCGCGCAGCAGCAGGGTTCGCTACTGCCAAGCACTGTTTATGGTCATGCCGGTTCGCCGATGCGATGCCATTGTCATGGGGGCAACGATCTGCGGGGTGCCGTTCAGAACTCGTGCAATCCTTATTTCTATTACGTGTTCCGGAAGTTTTTGTACTTCAATGGCGAGCGTAACACGTTCAAGGCATCGGCTATTGGATTGCGGCAGTGGCACGATATGGCCGAAAAATTTGGTATGGGTTCCCGGCTTGGCGTCGATCTGCCCAGCGAACTGAAGGGAAACTTGCCGACGCCTGAGTACTACGACAAAGCGTACCGGGGCGCGTTGCGCTGGAAGTTTTCCAATGTCTACTCGCTCAGTATCGGTGAAGGTGAGTTGCTGATCAGTCCGCTCAAGCTGGTTAATCTGGCGGCAACCATTGCCAACCGGGGCTGGTACATTACGCCCCATTACATCAAGGGATTTGGTAAGGCAGGTGTTGCGCTTCCGGATGAATACCGCCAGCGGCACGAAACCGGTATCGACTATAAATACTACCTGCCGGTTATCGATGGAATGCGGGGGGCGGTAGCGCAGGGGACGGTAACGCCGTTGGCCAACATTGCCGGTATCGACCTGTGTGGCAAAACCGGAACCTCGCAAAACGCGAAGTTCGGGCATAAGTTCGACCACTCGATTTTTGTTGGATTTGCCCCGATGAACGACCCTAAAATTGCCGTTGCGGTATTTGTCGAGAATGCCGGATGGGGTGGCAAGGCAGCGGCCTCTGTGGCTGCGCTGGTTGCCGAGCGATATCTGAAACGCAAAACAGAAGCTAAAAAGCTGGAAGCGCAGGTGCTGGCTTCGAATTACATGCCGTCGCTCAG